AATTAATACCCTTTAAATCATGTAGAGTTATGGGCTAATTTTATCTTGAAGGAAACAACAATATTCTTATCATACCATTTAAAGTTTAAGCATATTTCAAATCAGTAGAGATTGTGCTGTGCAAAATATAATGTGCTTAAAGCAGATTTTCTCAGGACTTGAACTGTAAATTTTACTGCTTTGGGGACTCATATGATGGATATGTAGTATAGATTTAGTGACAGTTCTTAAGACTCCTATTGACATAGGCGAACAAAATGGTTCCTTGGAAACCATTTGGATGTCCAGTCACAGTCAAGTGTGGATTAAATGTTTAGATGCATACAGTGTGCAGTGACACACAAAATGTTCAAGGGTGCCTGTGCTCTCTGTTAAGGACAGTGCATTTCTCCTGGTATTTTAATGACTGctgttctcaaagaaaaaaaaaaaattaagcattgAAACTATCTGTAAGGTGAAGCTATTGAAACCTAACTCAAAAGGCATGCTCTTATAGAAAACTCTTCTTAAGACTGGCAGTGCGGTTATAGCCGAGGACATGTGGTATATATTACAGTGCCAAGGGAATTCAAACCTCCGCAGTGTGCAGTCACAATGAAAggctaatttaaaaatttagcctCTGCTCCCTTCATAGCTCTGTTACTTACTAATGTTTCCTCTTAGTTTGACATTGGTCTCGTTTCCTTTGTTTGGGACAAGGGACACAGAAATTTAAAGGGGACCACAAGGGCTTCTGTCCCCTCCGCTAGCACCTCCTTCCTCCATCATATACACTCAACACTCAGCATTTCACAGAGAGCATTACAAAGTCTTACACAATCATTGCAAAGCAGAGCTGTCCATGGTTAGAGAAAAAGGTTCTAGCTGTTGGTTGAAAATCAGGTAATGACAGTCCTCTTAGTGAACAAAACTTATTAGAGGGCTAGGGAAGGAATGCTATCTCTCAGCAGCAGGCAGGGAGAAATTGCTGTTGAAAAGCTTACCTCTCTAGGGAGGAATCAGATATCAGACTGTGCCCAGCCTCAGGTCCAACCCCTGAGGTCCCACCTACATCCCCCGCCCCATCCCAGCTTTGTTAGATTGCTAGCATCGATCGCTGGCTTTTTCTGACCCAACAGTGAGTGGGTAAAGGAAAGAGCCAGCGAGACTGAAAGCAAGCCAGGTGGGGCTGGGAGACTGGGGCCACCTctgtggagaaagaaagaaaaggacaagaaaaaggGTGGGGGCCATGGGGACTCCGCTTAACTGGTGGCGGCCTGCTTCTCTTTGATTTGATGGCCTTTATTTCTCCTAATTGGATAAAATAGGAAGTCACTGGCAGTCCTGCGTAGCTGGATAGACTGATCTTGCTCAGACCAGCCAGAGGCTCCAGAGTGTGGgtagagggtgggggtgggggtgggggggagacagaggcagagacagagacagagacagagaccgAGAGAGATCATGCttggatgaggaggaggaggagagagaaagggactaGAAGGGGGGACGACGCCGGGGAAGAAAGTGAGCGCGCCCCAGGAGGACAAAGAGGAGTGGCCGGGTGGGGGTGGAGCAGGGCGGGGAAGGAGTCGCCGCCCCTCCCCCTCGGCGCAGCTTCGCTCGGAGCCCTCTGAGGACAGCGTCTGCAGCGATGCTTGGAGGACAGGCACCTGCTGCTCTGTCATGATTCAGCCCCTTTCGGCCGTCGCGCTCACACGACAGGATGCTGTCGCTGCTgtcgctgctgccgccgccgccgccgccgctgccgctgctgccgccgccgccgccggtcCTGCTTTTGCTTTTACTTCTCCTGCATGACAGTTGTTTTCTCCATCTCAGCAGACACCAGCTTCAGATGCTCGAGGTGAGGGACATGCCTTTCAGTTTGGGCTCCTGGTTTACTTAATCCGCCAGCAGTCAGCTGCGTTTCTCTGTGGGCCCCTGCCCTCTGGAGGAGCTGGGATGGTTTGGAGGAGCATtgcaaagaactagaaaagtgGCCCAGAAACAGCAGCTCAAGAATTATTAAGATACAGTCTTATTTTTTTAGTCGCTAGGAGCTTTTTCCCCTCCTTGCTTCCCTCTGAGCTCTTCTTGCTTTGGATAATGGCCTTGGACTTGGACGACTTATCGATTTCCCCCTGTAAGATGCTGTATCATTTGGTGGGGGGTGGCTGTGCATGGTAGTGGACGGCGACAGAGGCCAGGCCCTCTGGAGGTGAGCCCATGGAGATTTATTCCCCAGACATGCCCGAGGTAGCTGCGGAGAGGTCCTCCAGCCCCTCCACTCAGCTGAGTGCAGACCCATCTCTCGACGGGCTTCCGGCCACAGAAGACATGCCAGAGACCCAGACTGAAGATGGGGGGACCCCTGGACTGGTGGGCCTGGCCGTCCCCTGCTGTGTGTGCCTGGAAGCCGAGCGCCTGAGAGGTTGCCTCAACTCGGAGAAGATCTGCATTGTGCCCATTCTGGCTTGCCTGGTCAGCCTCTGCCTCTGCATTGCCGGCCTCAAGTGGGTGTTTGTGGACAAGATATTTGAGTATGACTCTCCAACTCACCTTGACCCTGGGGGGTTAGGCCAGGACCCTGTTATTTCTCTGGATCCAACTGCTGCCTCAGCTGGGCGAGTATCGTCCGAGGCATACACCTCACCTGTCTCCAGGGCTCAATCTGAAGCTGAGGTTCAAGTTACCGGGCAAGTTGACAATGATGTCGCATCCTCCAAACCTTCAGACACACCAACCCCGAAGAATCGTAATTTTGctgtttctttcctgccttccacTGCACCATCCTTCCCTTCATCCACTCGGAACACTGAGGTGAGAACACCCAAGTCAGCAACTCAGCCACAAACAACAGAAACTAATCTGCAAACTGCTCCTAAACTTTGTAAGTAGCAACGGATGTGATGATGATGAATAAAGGAACGGGTGGCTGGGGGTCCCCGATGGGCTCTCTGGAGCATGTAGctgcttccccttctcctcacctttccctttcttctttgcaTGGTTTTGTCTAAGCAGATCATGTGACTGCGATGCTTGGGGTGGCATTGAAGGGACGAGGGAAAAGATCTCATAAACTCCTGGGATGAGCCAGTGCTCCAACGCAGCTCCCTCTAGCCGCATTGTTACATCTGGGGTTGGGGACCCACAACTTCAGCGTCTGCAAGTCATGCTCGAATTTAAGttaaattcaatttatttctaaCACTTTTTACAATTAAAGTGAAAACCTCAGGctattctttatatataaatgtgaATTCCTTATGCCAATGAGtattattttgtgtctttctttctctcattgtagaaTTCCTGTCACCTTTCTGTTACCCTCTCTCTCCCAGCCACTAGAAGCCACCtgtcatctctctcttcctcctgttcCCTCACCACTTCTCCCCACCTTTGTATTTTAATTGGTTCTTCCTGGTATTGCAGCAAGTCTTAAGACACTTACAGCGCTCACCTCTCACTAGCTCCAGGCTGTTGCTGTATCAGCCCAGATGATAGTTTTGATTACTGAGCACTTATTAGGGGCAGCTTTATTTTGTTCAGGAAACAGTACAATTCTGAATGAAGGGATTTTCCCAAATTAGTTTTGTCTTCTATAATCAAATGTTTAAATAGCTTCCTGGGCAGTCATTTAAAAGTACAGGACCCATTAGTGAAGTACATTGCTTTTTTTAAGACGTGTCATTTTAACCTGTCAGATTGCAGCAGCCCAGTTTAATAGCACATGAGTGGGGGGGAGACCACGCTCTTAAAACCACACAGAACAATATATTGCTGTTTGCAGTGGATCGTTGCAATAGCGTCATAATGCAAAGTGGGCGATGATGAAATCATGACTAGTCAGATTGTTCTAAAGTTCCCTACAGACGGGAGGAGTTTTCTGTAGCTTTCTGAAAAatgtttctagtttatttttgttCTATCTTCTATCATTTGTTACCATTGGTGAATATTTACTTAGTAGGTAAAAGTAAAAGATCAGAGAATTTGGTTCTTACTAACATGTGTAAAATCTCAGAGTTAAAAGAGGTACACTAAGGTACTCTGTGGTGAGATACTCAGCCCTTCTGCTTTCCCTCTAGATGGGTTGGAGAATAGAAACTACCTTTTTCCAGGCACCGTGCTGAGTATAAAGTGGAgcagtgaggtacagaaacacaGCAACACTTGATCTGTGCTTGCGATTCAGGATCGTGTCACtggcaaagatgaaaaaaaaagaggcttgTTTTCAGGTGTCATTAGGGCAAACCTCCTCTACACAGACACTCCTTTTGTCTGTACCAACTCCCTGAAGCATCATGAAAGGTCTGACCGACATCACTGAACTGCTGCTTCTTTCCACCTGCAAAGTGACTGGGAAATAATACCCAGATGAAATGACAGACTGTAAAAAGCAGGTACAGTGCCTGCAAAGAGAAGCAAAGCCCACCATGGAGAAAGACAAGGTTGCTTCTTTGTCTTTATCATTTTAAACTTAGATCTTGAATCAAAATGTGCATGAAGAGGCTTAGTTGCCCACAAAAAGAAAGATGACCCTTTCAGAAAACTCTTCAGCTAGCTTCTGTAATTTTGTCATCTGAGGAAATTaatcagacaaagaaacaacCAGGATCCGTGATCTAGGACCATGTCAGAAAGTCTGTTGTGAagttttgagaaattatttttgaagGTAAATTCTTCTATTAAGTGTTTTAATAGATGATACATTTCAtgtagttttttcctttctttttttcaacccAGAGTATTGATTTTGTGGCATTTGCAATAAGTGGAAGAGATTTACTGCTGCCTAAGAGCATCACACTGGCCAGTTCTGGCCAGAGGCATAGCTGCAGCATTTTGAAGTGCATCGCAGATAAGCCTGGAAAAGCAGTCCGGGAAATAGTTTTGTCCTGAAAAGTTAGGAGTAGACAGTCGGTTAACACTTTAAAGCTTATAGGGTTTTCCAGGGTAACTGTGTTAAAGTTTTTGGACTAAAAAATACTGCGCCTAAAAGCAAAAATCAACACAGTATCCTAAAAATTCAGAGTTTTTTGTGGGGGAAAAGGGATCAATCCAGGCAGCTTTGTTTCAAATACTTGTAGatgattgtttttgttgtttgaaaatgtttaacaattaaataaagcaaaaaaaaaagaaaatgcttaggATGGGATTGTCGTTTTATAATCACTTTCGTTCTTTTCAACCGGGAAAGTATTCTTTAGTCACAGAAAGAACTGGGGCTTTCCTTTCATCACGCATGTTTCTGACATGAACTAAGCTGTCATGGCTTATATTTTAAAACGACATTGTCATATCTGAAACATGTTCTTCAGTGGTTTCAGGACTTGAATctcccttttccattttctttcagtctCAGCATATTCAGCATATCATGCACAGGTCTGTAGCCTTCAAGGTCATAGTCTGTTGAGGGCTAATTGATTCCTCTTTATCCTGGAGCCTAAGAGAGTGGAAGAGAGACAGTCCCAGGAATTGTGTCTGCTGTGCTACTACCTAAACCAATCTACCTGCTGGTATTGGGGTTTTATTTCCTGCATACTAGAAGTACTACCTTCCTTACTGACTCTTGTCAAATTAcaacatttttgtctttattatagTAAAAGGCAAAATATAGCATTTCAAATTGCCTAGGGGTATAGTGGCTATGTCAGGTTTTCTACAGTGGGTCTTTCTTTCATAAAGTAGTAGAGTTTTGGGTTTTTACCATGTTAacctatacatacatatagatcTTAAGAAATCTAATATAGgactagaattaaaaaaaaaatatatatatatacatatattttttattctgaagtTTTGTATGCGTGTTTTGTGGTTTCCCACTACCACAACAATTATATTACCATActaattcagttttatttttcatcaagtCATGTAATACTTGAAACATTAATTTGCTTTCTTTGCAtgggctttaaaattttttctaccCTCTATCCACATGGAAAGTACTGACTTTTGATAGATCGAGAACTTAGATTACCATAAAAAGAGCTGACTCATTAGATTGTAGCCAGGGAGCTGTGGTACCAtcttcaaagaaaatgttttctggatGGGAGACCCTGCTTGACAACAGACTCTTTGATACAAAGATGTATTGGTATTTTCATCTTAGTtcaaatttgttttgctttgtcttaAATCTTTTTATTGGCTTGCATGACAAACCATGGTTACCACAGTGACAATATGAATCACTACCATCTGCAGAAGATCAAGCTGAAGAATTGAATATACCAAAGGATTTCTTCCCTTCAaattaaaaatggcattcattttAATCTAATGGACCCTTCTTCTGGTTCCTCAGAACTAGTGATTCTAGTATTTCAGAACAGTGATTCTAAATAACTTCTCCCTACTTCAACCATACTTGTTTAAAGCCTAAGACATTTAAAACTGGAAGGAACAGAAATATCCTCAGTTTGaatcaaataattttacagaTTTGCTGATGAGAAAATCCAGGCTCTGAAACATTTAGTAAAACACTTTTTACTGAAAAATTTAGTGAAATCCAAAGTGGTAGAAAACAGAGTAATGTCCTGTCTCCCataattctcacacacacacacacacacacacacacacacacacacacacacacacacacacacacacacacacacacacacacacacacacacacacacacacacacacacacacacacagctgtctTTTCCTGTTGTCTTATCCCTATTCTAGAGGTTAAAGCTGGAGACTGGCTCTGGGTGTTTAAATGACATCTGACTGCCAATTAGGGGATTTCTTCGAGTGGGACAACCAGTCAAGCATGGATAGTTGACATCACtcaaattaaattttcttctcaCCTTCCTGTTTTGCTGTTATTAAATTTTCAGTAGTAGTGGTCCATTCCCGTTTCATTTGATCATCCATCCACTGTTCAGCTTGCTTTGAAAACAGCTTTGGGTTGCCTAGGGTGAGCTCTCCCCTAATATAAAGCAGGTGGCTCTGTGGCCCACCTCTTTCCTGTACATCCCACTTTGATTTTTCCTCCCTAGTCCTTTGTGGTACCCAGATCGGTTTTCTTCTATCCTCTTCCTTCCCACCTTCCCAATTATATCTCGaatctttcttattttcctaaTCATGTCATTTTGGCTTTGTATGTTACTATTCATGGCATTCTAAGATATCAAAGCCTCTTCACCTGTCTTTTTACATCTAACTTTATTTATTGCATCTTAATACTGAATGGTATTTACCATATTACACACacaaatagcaaagaaaaagtCTCCAGACAATGAACAATATACCAGTTTCTTGTTGGCACAGTTAATTCATGCTTTTTTGTCCCTCTTCTTTTCCTTAGTGTGCTTGATGCCAGTAGCTCTGCTGACTCTTTTACATGCTTGTACACATCGGCATTTCTCCATTTCCAGAGAATCATGAtgtcctctttcctttttccttctaatAGCACCTCATAATGTCCTTATAAAGCATGAAGGGAGAGatattttatagaatgaaaaACCAAAGCATAAAAAAGTTATGACTTGTCTAGAAACCTTTTTGAACCAGGAATATAAATAATTCTTGTCCACAGAGTCTATTGAACTTTCTACAGCATCTACTTTTATGctcatgtttccatttttattacttttgctATATgtccatgttttgtttttctctattattttctctttttcttcattcagcaaatgtacACTAAGTGTATGCTGTGTGCCAGGCGCTGTTCCTCGACTGGTTATATGGCCATGAAAAACAGTagaagtccctgccctcatggagcttgtgTTCTAGTGAAGTTTAAGGATCTAGCCACGTAACACAATGTGAGCCGTTTCTTTACTTTCTGATGCATATTTGTGTTTGCCAGATATGGCACAGTTTAACCCAACCACTGGAGTGGCTGGGAAAGTTGTATCTGTCTGGTCCTTTAGGATCCCTCTCTTAGGATggaaaatatatgcataaatctTCTAGCACGTataaggatatttcaaaaagttcatggaaagatttgtactatcttttgatcctatttttccacaaactctctgaagtactctcataaaCATTGTAAGATTATTTTCATGTCCTGGAAAGCTGGCGgctgtaaatatttttgtttttactttttggtcATATTTTCTATGTGTCGTTTTGGGTTGCAGAACATCAGGAGTATTAGAATATTCCCAAGGGTTTTTAGTTTCACTGTCCAGAAAAAGGAAAGGTTAGAATCTGCTATTAAGTTGTTTAGTTCTCAAATTGAATAAAAACATGACTTCTTTACCATTCGTATAAAGAGTGTTTGACTAGAAGTAATGTTAATCCTCATGACCTTGCAGCTTGTTGCAATCTTCCGTGCAGTGAATTTGAcccactgtgtgtgtatatgtgtgtgtgtgtgtgtgtgtgtgtgtgtgtgtgtgtgtgtgtgtgtgtgtgtgtaagcattCAAAGGTTTTTTCTGAATAATGTAATTCATGTCttgtagagtttttgtatgttaaACATTTTCAGAGATTATCTGAGTCACTTCCCAAGTGAGGAAATTCAGGTCTGGAAAAATGAAGTGACTCGCCCAAGGTCAATATAGCCAATTAGTGGCAGTGCTGAGACCAAAACTGAAGTAAGTGATCTTTTCCATGGCCACACCCTGCCTTTCTTCTCCAAACTGTTTCGAGCatttatattcaatatatatgttactgtaatttaaaatattttgaattagtAAACTTTTACCACTCTCTATCATagatgtcttctttagagaagaGATTTTTGCCTTTATGATTTCTGTCAGTATAGGACACCCCTCTGGGGGTTGGATATCCATCTCCTAACAACATAGTATATAGGAGAATTTTTTAGCACAGTTATCCCAACTAAAATGTGTTACTTATTTGGACAGAAATTTGTTCCTTATTACTGGGAATGTTCAACCATTGGCACTGTTGAGGGATGCTGGTGTTCCAAGcaggttgttaaatatttttacctCTGAGGTCCCTTACATCTCTCATTCTCTCAGTTTCTTGTCTTAGGGCCTTAGCTTTCCAATTTGGCAGACTTGAATTTTTATCCTACTTGACCTTATTCATGACATTGAGCAAATGAGACCATCCTTCTTAATCTGTTCCCTCATTTCTATATGATAATAGTAATGCACATGTCTTGGGGctgctgggaggattaaatgaggtcctggaaaacatcaggtctaGGGCTGAAATTTTCTCCCTcattctgctggtgactccctcCCTCCTTTGATCTTGACAGTGGTTTTGTAACAAAGCTTAGAGAATGCGTTTGGGAGTTTGGGGAAGCTTGTGAAACACTTAGAAGCGAGTGAAGTGTTGAAGCAACATGTGGGAGAGTAGGAGTCGTGTAAGCACCTGGAGATCCTGTGCCGGCTCTGCCACTCGGAAGCCACGTGAGGGCGAGCAAAGGACTCACCTCTGGAGATCGGCTTTTACATCCAAGCAAATGCGGATGTTAATACCTGAGACTCTCAAGAGATTGTGACAAGGACAAAATAAGTTACTCCCTGGGAAGAAAAAATTGTTATTAGGACAGGGCTGAACAAATATTaagttccttttttctctatcagactttatatatgcatttattccCAAGTCTTAACATTTCTAGGAAGAGATTGTAGGAGGTCCTTACAGGTGAATTAATTATGTCTTGGAATGATATAGAACTTTACAATTTCTTGGGCCCCAGTGCcataaaaagtcatttttcctCCTTATAAAAATTGGCTAGAGTGCATAGATTATTACTCGTTGGCTAATGTCCAAAAACCCTTGTGTGAGGGGCTTTATTATAAGCAGAATGATAAGGAGTTACTtgtaagagagaaaaagacagagtgGTGACTAAAACAGTATTTGTCAAGGAAATACCCTCTGTGAGAAGATCAGGGTAATGGAAGGGAGTTCATACTGTTTAGATGCCATGCAAGGGAAGAGCTGGGCTGGAAGGATCGTGAATCCTTGATCCAAATAAAGATTATGTTCACTTTCCTCTTTTCATTGTTCTAAACCTGGATTTCCTGACCCCAAAAGACAGGAATTAAGGTCTATGAGTTATTTTCAGCCTTTGATAAAACCCATAGAAATAACAATTTACATAGAATAATTTCACATGAACCAAACCAAAtgtggagattttaaaaattgaattaaaaatataatatttaaggggctggcctgtggctcactcgggagagtgtggtgctgataaaaatataatatttaaatatgtatacatatgtatgcgTATATACTCAtgtgtatatataagtatatatatatatataaaattcataCACAAGTATcttaaataaaaagggaaataattttataattaataaataaaattgggtagataaaattatttaaaatgtggaggaaatggttGTTTATTAATAGGATAGAGAGGCATGAGACAAAAACCCTCTAGTCCCATGCCTAATTGCTAGAGCTTTgtaaaaagtaaaggaaagaaaaattgttatAGACGTAGAAAATAATTGtaacttaaatatatattgaagATTCTGTTACAGTGAACTTAAAATGAGATCTTATTGGCTGAATTATTGGTCACAATCCTGCAAAAGGGAAAAAGCCAGTGCTGTTCTGGATATATGCACTTAAGGGAATTGGATATTTTTGTTGTGTACCTGATGGTTTTTCTTACAGAGAGAGGCAATTTTGTAAGAGCTTgtcatttacaaaaatatgtaGCATGATATAATGAGCATGatataatgtgtttttatttattctgtaatgTAGAATTAGAAATATGGGAGAACTGCTATGCTTTGATCATCTTGGTTCTTAATAACTCAAGTATAACAGGCTTGCTGCAACAATTGAACTCTGAATCAATATTggagcaagaaggcagccatttcTAAAGGGAAAATATTTGATAACAACTAGGGCAGATTTTATCTGGATATAGGTTTTCTGACCGTTCAGTGGAAATAGGCTGATATACCTGATAAAATTTGATGAAATGTAATGGAAAGCTTCCTCAGGTagatcatttgttatttttcatcagGGACATGGTATGACACTGCTAGACTTGATTTACTGTAACTTTCAGTGATATGCACTTGACTGTCTGAAATGCATCTCTTGAGGTGCTGTTCTCCCAGCCAAAGGGGAAATTTATGAACTCTGTTTCAAGCAAAAGTTAGTCCCGAATTTAATATGCATGTAATTCTCTAGTAAAAAAACTCttcctaattttatttcaaaaacgcATAATTTACAAGGAAactaaatgtgtatgtgtgtatgtgcacttGGAAGGATGGTGCGAGCAGCACTGAAGACAATGACAGCTGCCACTAGGAAGAAAACTCAATCCTGGGGCCCACACACAATGCTAGATTGCTCAGGTGTAAACTGCGTCACCTATGTTGGTGTGAGTCATTGCTGTACTTTACTTTTCCAGCTTgcctcccttttcctctcctttctttctttctctcttagttgcCATTGTGCAattacttttctctttcctctgctgtTTTATACCCCACCATTACTTCTCCAATGATCTCACCGGATGTTTCTcatccacatttctctctcccaTCCTGATCTCAAGCCAGTGTCCCAGAGCCTCAGAGGTTATGGAGTAGTTGACCCGGAACTGTGGCTTCTCACTGGATGGGTTGGGGGGAGAGTGAGTGAGACCTTAACCACAGACTTGATCACGATTAGCCTGATGACTCTCAGTGTTGCCTCTTCCTTTGCTGAGTAGCAGGAAgtatttgttttatgaaatatgTTGGTGTCACAGCAATAAAAGCtccataaataaatggaatgatcTAAGGACAGTGGAACTGAACTCTTGTTAGCATTTGTTTGTAATCCCTGGGTAGAGCTTCCTGGGTCATAATAGCTTGCTCTTCTGGGAGCAAAAGGAATCAGTAACCATTGATTGTTACATGATGCTAAGTATTGCCTACAAAGCAAATCTGAAGAATGATTAGTGGCAGAGTTCTGTGTTGCAACTCTGGTCTCTTCTTACTATAGTACTTAAAGCAAGCtagattttagaatttttttctcatcaaacAATTCTTATTATTcttcaaaaggaagagaaaaaaacaatgtcGTGTAATCTGTAAAAACTCCAGTATacatagaaaatgagaaaataatatacaATAATTACTTCAGTCTCTTTATCTTTCTACTTCAGTGATAACAGGGAGATATCTAGATTAACCCCTGGCCAGTGAGTTCAGTTTTGCATGAGTCTAATGCTATAATATTAGTTGATCTAAGCCTGAGGTACACATAGTCAATGACCTGTGCATCCTGACCTATTCAGTAAACTATTCATGAAAACAGTGGGATCAATACAGTGACATTTTGGCTTCTCAAAATCCTTGGGAAATTCATTGTTCAAAATTGCTGAGTTTTCTAAATAGCTAATGATTTCTCACcttgaaacttttattttctcatttttggaTTGAAATCTTTTAATAATCTGTAATACTTGTAACTTATatcattttaaatggaatttattgAATATAGGATCTTTATAACGTTAACACCGTGCTGTCTGGAGGACATAGTAGGTTATGTTACAATTTTGTTGAATACTGTGATCCCATTAACATATGATGAGTTATATTAGGAATTCTAGCCCTTGTATTAAATAACCCCAGACCAATGTATATTATGAATGTGGGTTGGGTTATTTCATAATCATAATTAGAATTTCAGAGCTTTAAGGCATCATAGAGACCATTTCAACCAAATCTTTCATTTTAACACAGAGAAACAAGCTCAAAGATGTCCAACTTCTTGCCAGAGATCATACAGAACTAGAAAATGTTGATGGCATTTTCATGCATCCTGTGCTTTTAGCTGCCAAGTCAATTTGCAATCAGTATATATTAATGAAATTATTGTTCTGCACTTCTGATTTACACTTCTGATATCCAGTGGAGTTTGGAAAtcaactttttttgtgtgtgtgtgtgtgtgactggtaaggggatcgtgacccgtggcttggtgtcgcccgcaccgcgctcagccagtgagcacaccggccgtccctatataggatccaaactcttgGCCTCAGCG
Above is a window of Cynocephalus volans isolate mCynVol1 chromosome 13, mCynVol1.pri, whole genome shotgun sequence DNA encoding:
- the LOC134361787 gene encoding uncharacterized LOC128092250 homolog, which translates into the protein MLSLLSLLPPPPPPLPLLPPPPPVLLLLLLLLHDSCFLHLSRHQLQMLEVRDMPFSLGSWFT